One Cellulomonas sp. NS3 genomic region harbors:
- the mshC gene encoding cysteine--1-D-myo-inosityl 2-amino-2-deoxy-alpha-D-glucopyranoside ligase: MLTWPAPQIPQLPGRGGPVRVRDTSSGELVVAAPGESATLYVCGITPYDATHLGHAATYVAFDLLVRAWRDAGHRVRYASNVTDVDDPLLERAAATGVDWRDLAVEQTTLFADDMTALGVVPPDAYTGAVESIPAVAGAVEALLAAGAAYRVGVPDASGEGEGDVYADLAADPSLGGVAGLPRPEMLALFAERGGDPDRPGKRDPLDPLLWRAARPGEPAWDGGVLGAGRPGWHIECAVIARDSLGLPFDVQGGGSDLRFPHHEMSTSHARLLDSGHGARTHVHAGMVGLDGEKMSKSRGNLVLVSRLLARGVDPMAVRLALLAHHYAEDWEWTDGELEQAQVRLERWRAAVSGNGGPAADATLAAVRAALADDLDAPAALRYVDAWADLSIAQGSTDDAVEGAPGVIARAVNALLGIRL, translated from the coding sequence GTGCTCACCTGGCCGGCCCCGCAGATCCCCCAGCTCCCCGGCCGAGGCGGCCCCGTCCGCGTGCGGGACACGTCGAGCGGCGAGCTCGTGGTCGCGGCGCCGGGGGAGTCGGCCACGCTCTACGTGTGCGGCATCACCCCGTACGACGCGACCCACCTCGGCCACGCCGCCACGTACGTCGCGTTCGACCTGCTCGTCCGGGCGTGGCGCGACGCCGGGCACCGCGTGCGGTACGCGTCCAACGTCACGGACGTCGACGACCCCTTGCTCGAGCGCGCGGCGGCGACGGGCGTGGACTGGCGCGACCTCGCCGTCGAGCAGACGACCCTCTTCGCGGACGACATGACCGCGCTCGGCGTCGTCCCGCCCGACGCGTACACGGGCGCCGTCGAGTCGATCCCGGCCGTCGCAGGCGCCGTCGAGGCGCTGCTCGCGGCCGGCGCCGCGTACCGCGTCGGCGTCCCGGACGCGTCGGGCGAGGGCGAGGGCGACGTCTACGCGGACCTCGCCGCCGACCCGTCGCTCGGTGGCGTCGCGGGGCTCCCGCGGCCCGAGATGCTCGCCCTGTTCGCGGAGCGCGGGGGAGACCCCGACCGCCCGGGCAAGCGCGACCCGCTCGACCCGCTGCTGTGGCGCGCGGCGCGCCCTGGGGAGCCCGCGTGGGACGGCGGCGTGCTCGGTGCCGGCCGGCCCGGGTGGCACATCGAGTGCGCGGTGATCGCGCGCGACAGCCTCGGGCTGCCCTTCGACGTCCAGGGCGGCGGCTCCGACCTGCGCTTCCCGCACCACGAGATGAGCACGTCGCACGCGCGCCTGCTCGACTCCGGCCACGGCGCGCGCACCCACGTGCACGCCGGGATGGTCGGGCTCGACGGCGAGAAGATGAGCAAGTCGCGCGGCAACCTCGTGCTCGTCTCCCGGCTGCTCGCGCGGGGCGTCGACCCGATGGCCGTGCGGCTCGCGCTCCTCGCGCACCACTACGCCGAGGACTGGGAGTGGACCGACGGCGAGCTCGAGCAGGCGCAGGTCCGGCTCGAGCGCTGGCGCGCCGCGGTCTCGGGCAACGGCGGTCCCGCTGCGGACGCGACGCTCGCGGCGGTCCGCGCGGCCCTGGCCGACGACCTCGACGCACCGGCGGCGCTGCGGTACGTCGACGCGTGGGCCGACCTGTCGATCGCGCAGGGCAGCACCGACGACGCGGTCGAGGGCGCGCCGGGCGTGATCGCGCGCGCCGTCAACGCGCTGCTGGGCATCCGGCTCTAG
- a CDS encoding undecaprenyl-diphosphate phosphatase: MSTWEAIVLGLVQGLTEFLPVSSSAHLRIIGELIGSGDPGAAFTAITQIGTETAVLLYFRRDIKRILVAWWRALRGDLGTDLRSRLGSPVGGPADLDARMAWFIALGSVPIVVLGLAFQDAIETPFRNLWLIALTLAGFALVLGWADARGAKQSRLEDLRPKHAVLFGFAQALALIPGVSRSGGTITGGLLMGYTREAAARYSFLLAIPAVFGSGVFQLAKSVGEFGTAGTPSLGATVLATIVAFAVGYVVIIAFLKIVSTYSYRPFVIYRLALAALVVVLLLTGVLEPTAGAPVE; this comes from the coding sequence GTCCTCGGCCTGGTGCAGGGGCTCACCGAGTTCCTGCCGGTCTCGTCGAGCGCGCACCTGCGGATCATCGGGGAGCTGATCGGCTCCGGTGACCCGGGCGCGGCGTTCACGGCGATCACGCAGATCGGCACCGAGACCGCGGTGCTCCTCTACTTCCGGCGCGACATCAAGCGGATCCTCGTCGCGTGGTGGCGCGCCCTGCGCGGCGACCTCGGCACCGACCTGCGCTCGCGGCTCGGCAGCCCCGTCGGTGGACCGGCGGACCTCGACGCGCGGATGGCGTGGTTCATCGCGCTCGGCAGCGTCCCGATCGTCGTCCTCGGGCTCGCGTTCCAGGACGCCATCGAGACGCCCTTCCGCAACCTGTGGCTCATCGCGCTGACGCTGGCCGGCTTCGCGCTCGTGCTCGGCTGGGCCGACGCGCGCGGCGCGAAGCAGAGCCGGCTCGAGGACCTGCGGCCCAAGCACGCCGTCCTGTTCGGCTTCGCGCAGGCGCTCGCGCTGATCCCGGGCGTCTCCCGCTCGGGCGGGACGATCACCGGCGGCCTGCTCATGGGCTACACCCGCGAGGCGGCCGCCCGGTACTCGTTCCTCCTGGCGATCCCGGCGGTGTTCGGGTCCGGGGTGTTCCAGCTCGCCAAGAGCGTCGGCGAGTTCGGCACCGCCGGGACCCCGAGCCTGGGGGCGACCGTGCTCGCGACGATCGTCGCGTTCGCGGTCGGCTACGTCGTGATCATCGCGTTCCTCAAGATCGTCTCGACCTACAGCTACCGGCCGTTCGTGATCTACCGCCTCGCGCTCGCCGCGCTCGTCGTGGTCCTCCTGCTCACCGGCGTGCTCGAGCCGACCGCAGGCGCGCCGGTCGAGTGA
- a CDS encoding TetR/AcrR family transcriptional regulator translates to MPTTPAADRPLRADARRNRDRLLAVAAEVLTKDVDVPLETIAERAGVGIGTLYRHFPNRDALIEAVYRHEVEELCDAAPLLVGGDGPALDGFREWVRRFVGYAATKRGLGGALRNAVGSDSPLFDQTRTRLIGALTVLLDACRAEGSVRTDVDARDVMLAMSGVWLVPDGPEWDAQVRRLLDLVVDGLRYGA, encoded by the coding sequence GTGCCGACCACCCCCGCCGCGGACCGACCGCTGCGCGCCGACGCCCGACGCAACCGCGACCGCCTGCTCGCGGTCGCCGCCGAGGTCCTGACCAAGGACGTCGACGTCCCGCTCGAGACGATCGCCGAGCGCGCCGGCGTGGGCATCGGCACGCTCTACCGGCACTTCCCGAACCGCGACGCGCTCATCGAGGCCGTGTACCGGCACGAGGTCGAGGAGCTCTGCGACGCCGCGCCCCTCCTCGTCGGGGGCGACGGTCCCGCGCTCGACGGCTTCCGCGAGTGGGTGCGCAGGTTCGTCGGCTACGCGGCGACCAAGCGCGGGCTCGGCGGCGCGCTGCGCAACGCGGTCGGCTCCGACTCCCCGCTCTTCGACCAGACGCGCACCCGGCTGATCGGCGCGCTCACCGTGCTGCTCGACGCGTGCCGCGCCGAGGGCTCCGTGCGCACCGACGTCGACGCGAGGGACGTCATGCTCGCGATGAGCGGCGTGTGGCTCGTGCCGGACGGACCCGAGTGGGACGCCCAGGTCCGGCGCCTGCTCGACCTCGTGGTCGACGGCCTGCGCTACGGCGCCTGA
- a CDS encoding PAC2 family protein: protein MTEQEQQRPHDLPPRETILLAAFEGWNDAGSAATQALEHVHESWGAVQVDELDPEEYHDFQVNRPVVGTGADGRREITWPTTAVAVATAPRTGRQVVLVHGIEPSMRWRRYCTELLDIAAGLGVRTVVTVGALLADVPHTRPIPVTTTSDDADVRELLGIEPNSYEGPTGIVGVLQQEAAARGMRALSLWAAVPHYVAHPPSPKASLALLTRLEQLLGEPVPLGELPDDAAAWQHGVDELAHEDTEIAEYVRQLEEAKDTAELPEASGEAIAQEFERYLRRRDRGTGG, encoded by the coding sequence ATGACCGAGCAGGAGCAGCAGCGTCCCCACGACCTCCCGCCCCGCGAGACCATCCTGCTCGCGGCCTTCGAGGGGTGGAACGACGCCGGCTCGGCCGCGACCCAGGCTCTGGAGCACGTGCACGAGTCGTGGGGCGCCGTGCAGGTCGACGAGCTCGACCCCGAGGAGTACCACGACTTCCAGGTGAACCGACCGGTGGTCGGGACGGGCGCGGACGGGCGCCGGGAGATCACGTGGCCGACGACCGCGGTCGCCGTGGCGACCGCGCCGCGCACGGGGCGGCAGGTCGTGCTGGTGCACGGCATCGAGCCGTCGATGCGCTGGCGGCGCTACTGCACCGAGCTGCTCGACATCGCGGCAGGCCTGGGCGTGCGGACGGTCGTGACGGTCGGGGCGCTGCTCGCGGACGTCCCGCACACGCGCCCCATCCCGGTGACGACGACCAGCGACGACGCGGACGTGCGCGAGCTGCTCGGGATCGAGCCGAACAGCTACGAGGGCCCGACGGGCATCGTGGGCGTGCTCCAGCAGGAGGCCGCGGCGCGGGGCATGCGCGCACTGTCGCTCTGGGCCGCCGTGCCGCACTACGTCGCCCACCCGCCGAGCCCCAAGGCCAGCCTCGCGCTGCTCACGCGCCTCGAGCAGCTGCTCGGCGAGCCCGTCCCGCTGGGCGAGCTGCCCGACGACGCGGCGGCGTGGCAGCACGGCGTCGACGAGCTCGCGCACGAGGACACCGAGATCGCCGAGTACGTGCGCCAGCTCGAGGAGGCCAAGGACACCGCCGAGCTGCCCGAGGCGAGCGGCGAGGCGATCGCGCAGGAGTTCGAGCGCTACCTGCGCCGCCGCGACCGCGGCACGGGCGGGTAG